Below is a window of Agrobacterium vitis DNA.
CGGTCCGACAGCAGCCAGTCCTTCAAGGGCGTTTTAGGGACGGACATATTTTGGGAGGGCGTCGTCATCATCGGCTGCGCGTCCTCGGGTCAAGGGTTTTATAGAGGAGATCCGACAGGATGTTGATTGCGATGAACACCGAACCGATAATGATGGTTCCGCCCAGCACCGCATTCATATCGGCATTTTGCAGCGAATTGGTAATGTAGAGGCCGATGCCCGGCCAGGAGAAGATCGTCTCAGTCAGCACCGAGCCTTCCAGCAAGCCTGCATAAGACAGGGCAATCACCGTCAGCAGCGGCACAGCGGCATTGCGCAAGGCGTGGAACCAGATAATCCGGCTTTCGGACAGGCCCTTGGCACGAGCCGCGACGATATATTCCTGCGACAACTCGTTGAGCATGAAAGAACGGGTCATGCGGCTGATATAGGCGAGTGAGAAATAGCCGAGCAGTGCGCCGGGAAGGATAATATGGCGAAACAGATCCCAAAGGATGTCCCATTGGCCCGCCATGGCGGCATCCAACAGGTAAAAGCCGGTGACGGGTATCAGGTCATATTCAAAGACCACGTCCAGCCGTCCCGGATAGGCCACCCATTGCAGCTTGGCATAGAAAAACAGCAGCGCCAAAAGGCCGAGCCAAAAGATTGGCACGGAATAGCCGATCAAACCGATGACCCGGACAATCTGGTCGGCAAGGCTGCCGCGCTTGACAGCGGCCAGAACGCCTAAGGGAAGGCCAATCACGGCGCCGATGATGGTGCCGACCGTGGCAAGTTCAACAGTTGCCGGAAAAAACCGGGCGATATCGGTCATGACAGGATTGGTCGTCAGAACCGACGTGCCGAAATCGCCCGAGAGCACTTGTTTTATATAGACGAAGAACTGGTAATAAAGCGGTTGATCCAACCCCATTGCCCGGCGCGTCTGTTCGACGACCGCCTGCGGCGCA
It encodes the following:
- a CDS encoding ABC transporter permease, with protein sequence MALTTTQASAGRRRDRQFKRLKAVAGFFVTVATTYLGLLAVTFFIGRVIPIDPVLAVLGDRAPQAVVEQTRRAMGLDQPLYYQFFVYIKQVLSGDFGTSVLTTNPVMTDIARFFPATVELATVGTIIGAVIGLPLGVLAAVKRGSLADQIVRVIGLIGYSVPIFWLGLLALLFFYAKLQWVAYPGRLDVVFEYDLIPVTGFYLLDAAMAGQWDILWDLFRHIILPGALLGYFSLAYISRMTRSFMLNELSQEYIVAARAKGLSESRIIWFHALRNAAVPLLTVIALSYAGLLEGSVLTETIFSWPGIGLYITNSLQNADMNAVLGGTIIIGSVFIAINILSDLLYKTLDPRTRSR